The following coding sequences are from one Prochlorococcus sp. MIT 0604 window:
- the pgsA gene encoding CDP-diacylglycerol--glycerol-3-phosphate 3-phosphatidyltransferase, whose protein sequence is MLLRKNLKNLALNIPNLLSISRLFLVFPLILFLEINRPFYVFIFIIIGGLTDYFDGLIARKFNLKTRLGAILDPLSDKVFYLIPLTFLCKNNFIPFWSLSLILFRELIISSLRNSTKDGLPASMLGKYKTFFFFISVITFFTPLKISLLNNLALIFYWLGFILTFVTLLGYLRIKKNII, encoded by the coding sequence TTGTTATTAAGAAAAAATCTTAAAAATTTGGCATTGAATATTCCCAATTTATTATCGATATCTCGCCTTTTCCTTGTATTTCCATTAATACTTTTTTTAGAAATTAACAGACCTTTTTATGTCTTTATATTTATTATTATTGGAGGTTTAACTGATTATTTTGACGGGTTAATTGCAAGGAAATTTAATCTTAAAACTAGATTAGGAGCTATCCTTGATCCCTTAAGCGATAAAGTATTCTATTTAATTCCTTTGACCTTCCTTTGTAAAAATAATTTTATACCCTTCTGGTCTTTGTCATTAATTTTATTTAGAGAATTAATTATCTCTAGCCTAAGGAACTCTACAAAAGACGGTTTGCCAGCTTCAATGTTAGGAAAATATAAAACATTTTTCTTTTTTATTTCAGTAATTACTTTCTTTACACCATTAAAAATAAGCTTATTGAATAATTTGGCTTTAATTTTTTATTGGTTAGGATTCATCCTGACTTTTGTGACTTTATTAGGCTATTTAAGAATTAAAAAGAATATTATCTGA
- a CDS encoding PCC domain-containing protein, giving the protein MQPHSLKLSPESDLINSIKEYSLSNNLYGYVSGVVGNLRTVCIQCPGNQEINKFEGNLEIVSLNGHFNKGDVHLHLSFADEGCNVFGGHLEEGCIVKKGTDILLLSFDQKIINISNHDLITNESRVKAYILKDCPWSKRAIRLLNSLSITHEVILIDNDESFQKIMAQSSHNTFPQIFLDNKFFGGYDELSEQAKLDNLISFK; this is encoded by the coding sequence ATGCAGCCTCATAGCCTAAAGCTATCTCCAGAATCTGATTTGATAAATTCAATTAAAGAATATTCTTTATCCAATAATTTATACGGTTATGTTTCCGGAGTTGTTGGTAATCTTAGAACAGTTTGTATTCAATGCCCAGGTAATCAAGAGATAAATAAATTTGAAGGAAATCTAGAGATTGTTTCTTTAAACGGACATTTTAATAAAGGAGATGTTCATTTACATTTGAGTTTTGCAGATGAGGGATGTAATGTGTTTGGCGGACATCTTGAGGAGGGATGTATTGTAAAAAAAGGTACTGATATATTATTACTTTCTTTTGATCAGAAAATTATTAATATCTCAAATCATGATTTAATCACTAATGAATCACGTGTAAAAGCATATATTTTAAAGGATTGTCCTTGGTCTAAAAGAGCAATTAGGTTGCTTAATTCTTTATCTATCACTCATGAAGTTATTCTAATAGACAATGATGAGAGCTTTCAAAAAATTATGGCTCAAAGTAGCCACAATACTTTCCCTCAAATATTTTTGGATAATAAATTTTTTGGAGGATATGATGAACTTTCAGAACAAGCAAAATTGGATAACTTAATTTCATTTAAGTAA
- a CDS encoding SDR family oxidoreductase, translated as MKIAITGASGKTGYRISEEAVKKGYKVRQIIRKNSKVSAGLERLETIRISLDKKGELDEALKDIDALIIATGARASLDLTGPIKVDALGVYRQLESCKRVGVKRVILVSSLCTGKLFHPLNLFGLILIWKKLGENFLRNSNFEWTIIRPGGLKENEDIKSENINYSKEDTQINGSIPRRLVAQCCIDSLKNKESINKLIEVTSSNDNKKISFKKAMQMI; from the coding sequence ATGAAAATAGCAATTACTGGTGCATCGGGGAAAACAGGTTATAGAATTTCCGAAGAAGCAGTTAAGAAAGGATATAAAGTAAGGCAAATCATCAGAAAGAATTCAAAAGTCTCAGCAGGACTAGAGCGTTTAGAAACAATTAGGATTTCATTAGACAAAAAAGGAGAACTTGATGAAGCTTTAAAAGATATTGATGCTTTGATAATTGCAACTGGAGCGAGAGCATCATTAGATTTAACTGGTCCTATAAAGGTCGATGCATTAGGTGTATACAGGCAATTAGAGAGTTGCAAAAGAGTTGGTGTTAAAAGAGTTATTTTAGTTAGTTCCCTTTGTACTGGTAAATTATTTCACCCATTAAACTTATTTGGTTTAATTCTTATTTGGAAGAAATTAGGTGAAAACTTTCTACGTAATTCAAATTTTGAATGGACTATTATTAGACCTGGAGGATTAAAGGAAAATGAAGATATTAAATCAGAAAATATAAATTATTCAAAAGAGGATACTCAAATTAATGGATCAATCCCAAGAAGATTAGTTGCGCAATGTTGTATAGATTCTTTAAAAAACAAAGAATCCATAAATAAATTAATAGAAGTTACAAGTTCGAATGATAATAAAAAGATATCTTTTAAAAAAGCTATGCAAATGATTTAA
- the nth gene encoding endonuclease III, which yields MRKTERAEIIRKELKKLYPSPPIPLDHTNAYTLLVAVVLSAQSTDKKVNELTKSLFKVADNPEKMMQLGISGIYEHIKFLGLSNQKSKNIYNLSKLLIEKHNGMVPDSFEKLESLPGVGHKTASVVMSQVFKIPSFPVDTHIHRLSQRWGLSNGDSVVQTEKDLKKIFPVNDWNTLHLQIIFYGREYCTARGCDGTKCYLCRTLYPKRKKKFVCKKP from the coding sequence ATGAGAAAGACTGAAAGAGCAGAAATAATACGCAAGGAACTCAAAAAGCTATATCCATCACCTCCAATACCCCTCGATCATACAAATGCATATACACTTTTAGTCGCCGTAGTTTTAAGTGCTCAATCAACAGATAAGAAAGTTAATGAATTAACAAAAAGCTTGTTTAAGGTCGCAGATAATCCAGAAAAGATGATGCAGCTAGGTATTAGTGGCATTTACGAGCACATAAAATTTCTAGGTCTATCTAATCAAAAATCAAAGAACATCTATAACTTATCTAAACTATTGATTGAGAAGCATAATGGCATGGTTCCAGATTCTTTCGAGAAGCTTGAATCTCTTCCAGGGGTAGGCCATAAAACGGCATCAGTTGTAATGTCTCAAGTTTTTAAAATTCCCTCATTCCCAGTCGATACTCACATACACAGGTTGTCCCAAAGATGGGGCTTATCAAATGGAGATAGCGTAGTTCAAACAGAAAAAGACCTAAAAAAAATATTTCCCGTTAATGATTGGAATACCTTACATTTGCAAATAATCTTTTATGGCAGGGAATACTGTACAGCAAGAGGCTGTGATGGAACAAAATGTTATTTATGTCGCACTCTTTATCCCAAAAGAAAAAAGAAATTTGTATGTAAAAAGCCTTAA
- a CDS encoding ABC transporter ATP-binding protein, which translates to MKNDALIIDDLHHKYDKRESSNWILNEINLKIENGELLGLLGPSGCGKTTLLRLIAGFEYPSKGRISLNDEEISSRKKILSPEKRNIGMVFQDYALFPHLTVLENVMFGLKNKKDRSRVDYLLNVVGLDSFLGRYPHELSGGQKQRLAIARALAPGTDFILLDEPFCSLDIHVKQKLRSELPNILKGCNASGLMVTHDPEEAMSICDKVAVMNQGKIHQIDTPINLLNNPKTIFVSSFILGNNIINLKKNGNSYISCLGKINSSEYLKNTSIQSMSISPKFISIKRSESGDAFVISKEFLGEFLIYKVSINGNILRVRTDINNLLNNGDKCSLSINKNSYYFLYPGAYKEYI; encoded by the coding sequence GTGAAAAATGATGCGTTAATAATTGATGATCTGCATCATAAATATGATAAGCGAGAAAGTTCAAATTGGATATTAAACGAAATTAACCTGAAAATTGAAAATGGCGAATTGTTAGGTTTGCTTGGTCCTTCTGGTTGCGGAAAAACAACTCTTTTAAGATTAATTGCTGGGTTCGAATATCCCTCTAAAGGAAGGATTTCTTTAAATGATGAGGAAATTTCAAGTAGGAAGAAAATTCTTAGTCCTGAGAAAAGAAATATTGGTATGGTTTTTCAAGACTATGCACTTTTCCCTCACTTAACTGTTTTGGAAAATGTAATGTTTGGATTGAAAAACAAAAAAGACAGATCAAGAGTTGATTATTTACTAAATGTTGTTGGACTTGATAGTTTTCTTGGAAGGTACCCACATGAATTATCTGGAGGCCAAAAACAAAGACTCGCAATTGCGAGGGCTCTTGCTCCAGGTACGGATTTTATTTTATTAGATGAACCTTTTTGTAGTCTTGATATTCATGTTAAACAAAAATTAAGAAGTGAACTCCCTAATATCCTAAAAGGTTGTAATGCAAGCGGTTTGATGGTTACTCATGATCCGGAAGAGGCAATGTCAATTTGCGATAAAGTCGCCGTTATGAATCAGGGAAAAATACATCAAATTGATACACCAATTAACCTTCTAAATAATCCCAAAACCATATTTGTTAGTAGTTTTATTTTGGGCAATAATATTATTAATCTCAAAAAAAATGGTAATTCATATATTTCTTGTTTAGGTAAAATAAATAGTTCAGAATATTTGAAAAATACGAGTATCCAAAGTATGTCAATTTCGCCTAAATTTATTTCAATTAAAAGATCAGAATCTGGTGACGCGTTTGTTATATCTAAAGAATTTCTTGGAGAATTTCTTATATATAAAGTATCTATTAATGGAAACATATTAAGGGTTAGAACTGATATTAATAATCTCCTTAATAATGGTGATAAATGTTCTCTTTCTATTAATAAAAATAGTTATTATTTTTTATATCCTGGAGCATATAAGGAATATATATAG
- a CDS encoding ferritin — MKENNLEVKKLINFGPSGRAVAQPIDKNLLDNIFEHLTMERYANVQYFSIYLWFQERDLNGFASHFLGESQSEMEHAQKFADYLIARGQSVKLDKIPAPVQTWDSIEDLISYSFNMEADLTSSLQQLYSISERISDTRTNVFLDPIIDAQTKSEDEFANILGKVKFASNQPSAILLIDSDLKKK; from the coding sequence ATGAAAGAAAATAATCTCGAGGTAAAGAAGTTAATTAATTTTGGTCCATCTGGAAGAGCTGTCGCACAACCAATCGATAAAAATTTATTGGATAATATTTTTGAACATTTAACAATGGAAAGATATGCCAATGTTCAATATTTTTCTATATACCTCTGGTTTCAAGAACGTGATTTAAATGGATTTGCCTCTCATTTTTTAGGTGAATCACAAAGCGAAATGGAACATGCTCAGAAATTTGCAGATTACTTAATCGCAAGAGGACAAAGCGTAAAATTAGATAAAATTCCTGCACCAGTTCAAACTTGGGATTCCATAGAGGATCTGATTTCTTATTCTTTCAACATGGAGGCTGATTTAACTTCATCTCTGCAACAACTTTATTCTATTTCGGAAAGAATTTCTGATACAAGAACTAACGTATTTTTAGATCCCATCATTGATGCCCAAACAAAATCTGAAGATGAATTCGCAAACATACTTGGCAAAGTAAAGTTTGCTTCTAATCAACCTTCTGCAATCTTATTAATAGACAGTGATTTAAAGAAAAAATAA
- a CDS encoding Crp/Fnr family transcriptional regulator: MNFHSYGESPSKSVRIITGQSVLIDPSSRPKGTCLEVESGIARVYCPCEETEGMTLAFLQSGDQLRTDLLCSEGVCVEALTDLSFHSNVNIDENIGFDAVNEWTLQLLRIRHLGNAEQRLQALFSILVNRLGRRCGQWCELPFRLTHERIGELIGSTRVTSTRLISKLRSSELLIAPIGTQTVSVAPSFIETSPL, from the coding sequence ATGAATTTCCATAGTTATGGAGAATCTCCCTCAAAGTCAGTAAGAATAATAACTGGACAATCCGTATTAATAGATCCTTCATCAAGACCAAAAGGTACATGCCTAGAAGTTGAGAGTGGAATTGCAAGAGTTTATTGCCCTTGTGAAGAAACGGAAGGAATGACGCTCGCATTTTTACAATCAGGAGATCAATTAAGAACAGACCTTTTATGTAGCGAAGGTGTCTGTGTTGAGGCACTAACAGATTTATCGTTTCACAGTAATGTAAATATTGATGAGAATATTGGTTTCGATGCAGTAAATGAATGGACTTTGCAACTCCTCAGGATTAGACACTTAGGAAATGCAGAACAGCGTTTACAAGCTTTGTTTTCAATACTAGTAAATCGTCTAGGTAGAAGATGTGGTCAATGGTGTGAGTTACCCTTTAGGTTGACTCATGAAAGGATTGGTGAATTAATAGGTTCTACGAGAGTAACATCAACAAGATTAATTTCTAAATTAAGATCATCTGAGTTATTAATAGCTCCTATTGGAACCCAAACAGTCAGTGTTGCTCCTTCTTTTATTGAAACATCGCCGCTATAA
- a CDS encoding ABC transporter ATP-binding protein: MLNKFWFDAKNINCFKNGFRVIKDLNLKIAYSENVILIGPNGSGKSSLIEIINRNIYPVVAKESKLKIFDKELINLWELRKKISTVNNDIKKRINPNLQVFDLILSGLYGSYGYVQNKSEKDSYKVEKIMKEMNITNLSKKNFSNLSDGEKQISVIARALIKKPEILILDEPIANLDYKSKFFVIDKVNDLSKLNTKILCVTHDISTITKIYDRVIMLKEGRIIADGDQNKVINSENLYKLYGIQVQVTINNGLWNINRLSK, translated from the coding sequence GTGTTGAATAAATTTTGGTTTGATGCAAAAAATATAAATTGTTTTAAAAATGGCTTTAGAGTAATTAAAGATTTAAATTTAAAGATAGCGTATTCAGAGAATGTAATATTAATTGGACCAAATGGTTCAGGGAAATCATCCCTAATTGAAATAATTAATAGAAACATATACCCAGTAGTAGCTAAGGAATCGAAACTTAAGATATTTGACAAAGAACTTATAAATTTATGGGAACTAAGAAAAAAAATAAGTACCGTAAATAACGATATAAAAAAAAGAATAAATCCAAATTTACAAGTTTTTGATTTAATTTTAAGTGGACTATATGGAAGTTATGGTTACGTACAAAATAAATCTGAAAAAGATTCTTACAAGGTGGAAAAAATAATGAAGGAAATGAATATAACTAATTTATCTAAAAAGAATTTTTCCAACTTATCAGATGGAGAAAAACAAATCTCTGTAATTGCTAGGGCATTAATCAAAAAACCAGAAATCTTAATCCTAGATGAACCAATCGCAAATTTAGATTATAAATCAAAGTTTTTTGTAATTGATAAGGTTAATGATTTATCAAAATTAAATACAAAAATTTTATGCGTCACTCATGATATTTCAACTATTACAAAAATTTATGACCGGGTCATAATGTTAAAAGAAGGCAGGATAATCGCTGATGGAGATCAAAATAAGGTTATAAATAGTGAAAACCTTTATAAGTTATATGGTATTCAAGTACAGGTAACTATTAATAATGGACTTTGGAATATAAACAGATTATCTAAATAA
- a CDS encoding Rieske 2Fe-2S domain-containing protein, translated as MENRQINFFKSKDLNTVLKPFKKGTVVKIDSFDIRENQNELKIGLFGWYAICPSKELKKNKLYYFSLYDEPLVLYRDENKNVRCIKNICPHRGASFFEGTLSGGVITCPYHGAKFSSGGSCQNLDRITCRHIVDNNYDNYAKRIHLSQYKALEKNGYIFVHFSKKSDTDLNNISEDAPISNYELYENGFTHKDYVFEEVLVDFKCDWSRIIENHLDILHLFWVHGDTIPDKDVNKNVLVSFNQKINVTPKYIESIYYYKNEPAKEFIRIKYIPPGRILIYKNDPSAARYLQVLDHIPLGNNKARVIVRHYRKFLKNKLLNNLMLFKENQRKIFYKIFDEDYMILKTQTYNHNMGFISKDEIKLLGEDRIINYFWKWYKKSEDKDEPWKNNINTQNLDVYDKVILKYPPEIKKLEIANNIDIIRKTFIRFGAPLIFFMLII; from the coding sequence ATGGAAAACAGACAAATTAATTTTTTTAAATCAAAAGACTTAAATACCGTTCTTAAGCCATTTAAAAAAGGAACGGTAGTAAAAATTGACTCGTTTGATATAAGAGAAAATCAAAATGAATTAAAAATAGGTTTATTTGGTTGGTATGCTATTTGTCCTTCTAAAGAACTAAAAAAAAATAAGCTATATTATTTTTCACTCTATGATGAGCCTCTTGTTCTTTATAGAGATGAAAATAAAAATGTTAGGTGCATTAAAAATATTTGTCCACACAGGGGTGCCTCTTTTTTTGAAGGAACATTATCAGGTGGAGTAATAACCTGTCCATATCATGGAGCTAAATTCTCATCTGGTGGAAGTTGCCAAAATCTCGATAGAATAACATGCAGACATATAGTTGATAATAACTATGATAACTACGCCAAAAGAATTCACTTATCTCAATACAAAGCTTTAGAAAAGAATGGATATATTTTTGTACATTTTTCTAAAAAATCTGACACTGATTTGAACAATATAAGTGAAGATGCACCAATAAGTAACTACGAATTATATGAAAATGGGTTTACCCATAAAGATTATGTATTTGAAGAGGTATTAGTTGACTTTAAATGTGATTGGTCAAGGATAATTGAAAATCACTTAGATATCCTTCATCTTTTTTGGGTTCATGGCGATACAATACCTGACAAAGATGTTAATAAAAACGTTCTAGTTAGTTTTAACCAGAAAATTAATGTTACTCCTAAATATATTGAAAGTATTTATTACTACAAGAATGAACCTGCAAAAGAATTTATCCGGATAAAATACATACCACCAGGCAGGATATTAATTTATAAAAATGATCCCTCTGCAGCAAGATATTTACAAGTTTTAGATCATATTCCACTAGGAAATAACAAAGCAAGAGTAATAGTGAGACATTACAGGAAATTTTTAAAGAATAAACTACTTAATAACCTCATGCTGTTTAAAGAGAATCAAAGAAAGATTTTTTATAAGATATTCGATGAGGATTATATGATTTTAAAAACACAAACATATAACCACAATATGGGATTTATAAGTAAGGATGAAATAAAGTTATTGGGAGAAGACAGAATAATAAATTATTTTTGGAAATGGTACAAAAAGTCTGAAGATAAAGATGAACCATGGAAAAATAATATCAATACCCAAAATCTTGATGTATATGACAAAGTGATATTGAAATATCCTCCCGAGATAAAGAAATTAGAAATTGCAAATAATATAGATATTATCAGAAAAACATTTATACGATTTGGGGCTCCACTTATATTTTTTATGTTAATAATATAA